One Paraglaciecola mesophila genomic region harbors:
- a CDS encoding DUF885 domain-containing protein, which translates to MKISIIKNTLSHAIGKPLAMLTLLAMSGNTWADATEEFNDLLNSHWQEAKKEKIFFRTDPDAWKPQGKLADFSPQGFERREAFNQTMLNKLAQIDVEQLSTDEQVSYRLFKYERETEAKSYEFQDRYFPINFLSGWHTYFAEAPANMAFLTAQDYDQYLISLEDYPRFNQENIDLLAQGVKTGFVQHCETFKHYQQTITAHIVENPKDSALYEPFTRFPAQFTKKQKQRYASKGAELIKNAVVPAYVHFNDYFVNDYMPHCRQEPGISSVKGGADYYAYTANYYTTTDLTPKQIHQLGLDEVERISQEMHEIIQQVGFKGSYAEFLQFLATDPRFYAQDRQDVMEKTAFITQKMYGKLPSFFATLPRNTFTIKGSATRGAFYMPPPDNRTPGTYFLTSDPAQQPLYNLEALSLHEAVPGHHLQNAIAMELDVPEFRRTLNHSAFSEGWGLYSERLGKEAGFYQDPYSDFGRLGYEMWRAVRLVVDTGIHAFGWSRQQAIDYLGSRTALTEKATADQIDRYISWPGQALSYKIGELKIRELRSKAEASLKEKFDIRQFHDVIIGQGSLPMAVLEDSVNQWIETQLKHDE; encoded by the coding sequence ATGAAAATCAGCATTATTAAAAACACACTTTCACATGCAATCGGCAAACCCCTTGCTATGCTCACATTACTGGCGATGTCAGGGAACACTTGGGCGGATGCCACCGAAGAATTTAACGATTTGCTTAATAGCCACTGGCAAGAAGCGAAAAAAGAGAAAATATTCTTTCGCACCGATCCAGATGCATGGAAGCCCCAAGGAAAATTGGCAGATTTCAGCCCACAGGGGTTCGAGCGCCGTGAAGCCTTTAACCAAACGATGCTTAATAAGTTGGCTCAGATTGACGTTGAACAACTGAGTACGGATGAACAGGTCAGTTACCGCTTATTCAAATATGAGCGTGAAACCGAAGCCAAAAGCTATGAGTTTCAAGACCGTTATTTCCCCATAAACTTTTTAAGCGGTTGGCATACTTATTTTGCTGAGGCCCCTGCCAACATGGCATTTCTAACTGCGCAAGATTACGATCAGTACTTGATTAGCCTTGAAGACTACCCGCGCTTTAATCAAGAAAATATTGATTTACTCGCTCAAGGGGTCAAAACGGGCTTTGTGCAGCACTGTGAAACCTTCAAACACTATCAACAAACCATCACAGCTCACATCGTTGAAAATCCCAAAGACAGTGCATTGTACGAACCATTTACCCGTTTTCCGGCTCAATTTACGAAAAAGCAAAAACAACGCTATGCCAGCAAAGGCGCCGAGCTTATCAAAAACGCAGTAGTGCCCGCCTATGTGCATTTTAACGATTACTTTGTAAATGACTATATGCCCCACTGCCGCCAAGAGCCGGGTATTTCTAGTGTTAAAGGGGGCGCTGACTACTATGCTTACACCGCCAACTATTACACCACTACGGACTTAACACCGAAGCAGATTCACCAACTCGGTTTGGATGAAGTGGAACGTATAAGTCAAGAAATGCACGAGATTATTCAGCAGGTGGGCTTTAAGGGAAGCTATGCAGAGTTTTTGCAATTTTTAGCCACAGATCCACGTTTTTACGCCCAAGACCGTCAGGATGTGATGGAGAAAACCGCTTTTATCACCCAAAAAATGTATGGCAAGTTACCCAGCTTTTTCGCTACTTTGCCACGCAATACGTTCACCATTAAGGGCTCAGCTACACGCGGTGCGTTTTATATGCCGCCACCAGATAACCGCACGCCCGGCACATACTTTTTAACCTCTGATCCTGCCCAGCAACCACTATACAACCTAGAAGCCCTTAGCCTGCATGAGGCTGTCCCTGGGCATCATCTACAAAACGCTATTGCCATGGAATTAGATGTACCTGAATTTCGCCGCACACTAAACCACTCAGCGTTTTCAGAAGGCTGGGGCTTGTACTCTGAGCGCTTAGGCAAAGAAGCCGGTTTTTATCAAGATCCTTATTCTGACTTTGGTCGCTTGGGTTACGAAATGTGGCGCGCGGTGCGCTTAGTCGTAGACACGGGTATTCATGCCTTCGGCTGGAGCCGCCAACAAGCCATTGATTATTTGGGTTCACGCACCGCACTGACCGAGAAAGCCACGGCAGATCAAATCGATCGCTATATATCTTGGCCAGGGCAAGCGCTATCTTACAAAATTGGCGAGCTAAAAATACGTGAACTTCGCAGCAAAGCAGAAGCCAGCTTGAAAGAAAAGTTCGACATACGCCAGTTCCACGATGTAATTATCGGCCAAGGCTCTTTACCTATGGCCGTACTTGAAGACAGTGTCAATCAATGGATTGAAACACAGTTAAAACACGACGAATAA